From one Lotus japonicus ecotype B-129 chromosome 3, LjGifu_v1.2 genomic stretch:
- the LOC130743266 gene encoding uncharacterized protein LOC130743266, whose translation MSAYVFCTKSLRIPAKLLPLANLLHEGRQLAMARLVLGNLYQMLNEAVEDIRNTKTVSLNAAGPLWLFQLWLNAIFESLLPAQDNPPTVSNTRIDAHRLETLTPAYDASSFEADFRKYFTMFLELKHYRSSFSPYSKAVRGPFRLRNSYPIASDSALPKEHHITLWRTLLSPRVLTVGFASSDYTLCGYNPQLVSRQFGLSQVLPNTLFDKNLVLYPGAIKRASAFDTTVQFYNKKLLNLSPFTYAPSYYATNAFKAWWSEYWAQISKPLVDCLQCMTYAFLLQKQDPKKTKAEVITRPAPQVISPVAHSSKDKPVVIEDDDDDDDDEDDDVSLADKLKSRKRKPKPVASASQKRAKGAGVSTTSGASKLASDAQPEVDDKEGGGDAAIQADVHEHSTQ comes from the exons ATGTCTGCTTATGTTTTTTGCACCAAGTCTTTGCGTATtcctgccaagcttttgcccTTAGCCAATCTacttcacgagggtcgacaactcgctatggctaggcttgtccttggcaacctctatcaaatgctgaatgaagctgtcgaggatatccggaataccaagaccgtctctctgaatgcaGCTGGACCTctttggctgtttcaactttggttgaatgcaatcttcgaatctcttctgccggcacaagataatcctccaactgtttctaacaccaggattgatgcccacaggctcgagaccctgacccctgcttatgatgcgtcgagttttgaagctgatttcagaaagtactttaccatgtttctcgagctgaagcattatcgttccagtttctctccttacagcaaggctgttcgtggccctttccggctgaggaattcttacccTATTGCTTCTGATTCTGCATTGCCCAAAGAACACCATATCACGCTctggaggaccctcttatctcctagggttttaactgtgggctttgctagcagtgactacactctatgtggctacaaccctcaattggtttctcgacagtttgggcttagccaagttctacccaacactttatttgacaagaatctagtcctgtaccccggagctattaagagggcttctgctttcgacacgactgttcagttttataacaagaaactcctcaacctgagccccttcacttacgctccttcatattatgctactaatgctttcaaagcctggtggtctgagtattgggctcaaatttcgaagcccctcgtcgattgtctgcaatgcatgacatatgcttttcttttgcagaagcaggatccgaagaagactaaag CTGAAGTCATTACTCGACcggctcctcaagttatttccccagtggctcattcttccaaggacaagccagtcgtgattgaggatgatgatgatgatgatgatgatgaggatgatgatgtcagtcttgctgacaagctcaag AGTCGAAAAAGGAAACCTAAGcctgttgcttcggccagtcagaagagggccaagggggcTGGTGTTTCCACCACcagtggggcttctaagttggcatctgatgctcaaccagaagtcgatgacaaagaaggtggtggcgacgccgccattcag GCTGATGTCCATGAGCATTCCACTCAATAA